In one window of Megalopta genalis isolate 19385.01 chromosome 4, iyMegGena1_principal, whole genome shotgun sequence DNA:
- the LOC143259333 gene encoding chymotrypsinogen 2-like produces MSPIALILPAIFALANSELEPRIINGTVAKPGQIPYQVSLQTSSNHFCGGSILNADYVITAAHCVVRQVERTTSTYFKLELVAI; encoded by the exons ATGTCGCCGATTGCTTTGATTCTGCCAGCAATTTTTGCTCTGGCTAACT CTGAACTTGAGCCAAGAATCATAAACGGAACCGTGGCGAAGCCGGGCCAAATTCCTTATCAA GTCTCCCTGCAAACCTCGTCGAATCATTTCTGCGGCGGATCGATATTGAACGCGGATTACGTTATTACAGCCGCACACTGTGTAGTCAGGCAAGTGGAACGAACAACATCAACATATTTTAAGCTCGAACTAGTTGCGATATGA
- the LOC117218401 gene encoding trypsin-1, translating to ISFNIVYSKSPASITVVAGTVNLTQPNSIHSAEKIYYHDKYNAWDSWVNDIALIKVKPRFVKSALISFVPLPSPSEVVKANDEAIVSGFGRLAYDGERTKLLHWVNITIASQKYCRDIYQGEENIYATHLCAYDPTAVRGHCKGDSGGPLMVRGKLAGLVSWSYNCANTVYPSVYTRISFYLDWIKKYAV from the exons ATAAGCTTTAATATTGTTTACAGTAAGTCGCCCGCAAGCATAACAGTCGTTGCTGGAACAGTGAACTTAACTCAACCAAATTCAATACACTCCGCCGAGAAGATTTACTATCACGACAAGTACAACGCGTGGGATTCCTGGGTGAATGACATCGCTTTGATCAAG GTGAAACCCCGTTTCGTGAAATCCGCTCTGATATCATTCGTCCCTCTGCCAAGCCCCTCGGAGGTCGTTAAAGCTAATGACGAAGCCATAGTCTCCGGATTCGGCAGGCTCGCG TACGACGGCGAAAGGACGAAGCTTCTACACTGGGTCAACATTACGATCGCCAGCCAGAAGTATTGCAGAGACATTTATCAGGGAGAGGAAAATATTTACGCGACGCACCTGTGCGCCTACGATCCGACAGCTGTTAGGGGACATTGCAAA GGAGACTCTGGCGGTCCGTTGATGGTGCGTGGAAAGCTTGCAGGACTCGTGTCCTGGTCGTACAACTGTGCTAACACCGTGTATCCGTCGGTGTACACGCGTATAAGCTTCTACCTCGATTGGATTAAAAAATATGCAGTCTAA